A genomic window from Rickettsiales bacterium includes:
- a CDS encoding IS1595 family transposase, with protein sequence EHFNLFLKECEWRFNMGTPSDLLADLKKLLKEYY encoded by the coding sequence GAGCATTTTAATCTGTTCTTGAAAGAATGTGAGTGGAGGTTTAATATGGGCACACCAAGTGACTTACTGGCAGACCTGAAAAAGTTGCTCAAAGAATATTATTAG